ATCTTTATTCAGTTTTGTATGTATATGAAAAGCTGCTGTTGGGTAAAACCTTGCCATTGTTTGCTTGGCGACTTCACAATTTTGACACGGTAAAGAAGGAATAAAGACTTTAGTCTCAATTTACCAAGATATGTCAGCACATGCATTATGTGGCACAGTATGTGGCACCAAATTTTAACACCTTCTTGAGGATCGtgagtgaatttttaaaaatatataagttaaaatttgcatttctaCCTAAGCATTATTCCAAATTCACTATCTGATTAAAGGTCAACATTCTCACTCAAAGTGATCTCATGCCAGATTAAAATGCCAGATATTTGTACTTAGAGTTACTTTAAGTAGAGGCAATGATATTTTTGTGCTTTATCCTTGAATGTGTGGTTTTAACAGCGTTGTGTCTTGTTGCAGACCATCCCAGTAACATCGTCTGGGGTCCCCGTCAGTGACAGACCTTTCACCAGAACCTCACTGCTGGGCTTTGTTGGACCAGTAAGTTCACCGTCATtattctggagttttttttttttaaccttcctATACTGATATCTATGTTATAGCATGATGATAACTAACTAACCTAAATTCTTGTTAACTATCCAGATTATGCTGTTTCTTCATGATTATTTTTGACAGCAAAGGACTGTGCTAATAAAGGACGTTTCTCCTTAACAGGACATTCAGATGTTCACAACTGGTCATAAATCATCAATCTGTAATAAATGATGCAATGTGTAATTTTCTCAGTTCTAAAATTGCAAATGTATTCAGCAACTATACCAACCAGAGCATTACGTTGCTCCTATCCTGACTGGAGCGCAAAGACCAGAAAGAACCATTCCTttcaaatcacaaaaacaaatcttctcatTAACCTTTAGGGGTTGTAGTCAAAGTTTCATTTACTGTGCTCACTCCTCTGCAAAACCAGTGTGATTAATGGAATCTGATTTTAGCCTAAAAAAttccattttcaaaaaataaattgaagtTTCTTTCTAGAAACATTTGGTCTAGTCAGTTCAATTCACCAACCTTTGGACCACAACAGTGCATTCAGTGatattaatgctgtttttttattgagAAACTATTTGGAGGTGTTAGTTTAGATGGAAAACTTATTTGTACACTTTGAAATCAGTGAAGGGGAGATAACATTTTGTACAGATGACCTGAGAAAACATCTGCTAAAAGTGAATTCATCCAGGGCCAGATTATTGAAGCAAATAATGTGGAATTACTTTAATAggatattttttgcaaaaaatgatGCTTATTTTTATTGCTGAACTAAAAACAGAATACTTTTTCCTCTATGAACACGACTGATCCAGGTTTATTGCTATTTTGCAAGCCTTTAATAAACCTTTTGGAGTCTTCATTTCCCATGTAACATTAGCTCAGCATGCTACACTGCATGTTGTATGAATGTCAATGGCTGTCTTCCTCACCGTATGTACATTTTCCTCCAGGACAGTCTTGTGTTTATCGTGGGGAAGATGGATGGACTGATGGTGGTCAGTGGGCGGAGACATAATGCTGATGACGTGGTGGCCACGGCGTTGGCTGTGGAGCCCATGAAGTTTGTGTATAGGGGAAGGTAAAAGGAAGCAGCCTGACAAACATTAAACTCTGCAGTTCATGACTTATCTGTAATCACTTATATCGAGCATGTGTCTTGCACTGTTTTCTAACTCCATTGACAGTGTTACAGGACAACGGCATCTTAGTAGGACGAAGCAGCGGTAACGCagtgttgttctgtgttttgtgctcCAGGatagcagtgttttctgtgtctgtgctcCATGATGAGAGGATCGTTGTTGTAGCGGAGCAGAGGCCAGACGCTTCTGAAGAAGACAGCTTCCAGTGGATGAGCCGTGTCCTTCAGGTACTGACTGCATAGCTTATTTCACATCTTATTGTTTGTCTTATTACATAGTGACCTCTAAAGGAATACATCTTGTTTTATATTCAAGGTCATTCTGACATGTAACACTGAATGACCAGCTGCTTAAAAGTTCTAACATGCTGCAGTACAGTTAAAGCAATTAAAGCGTGCCCTAACCAGTCCGGACTGCACTACTATATATGTTGTCAGAAGttaaaatccacaaaataaacaactagCAAACATGAACACTGTTCCAGATGTTCATTGCTACATAGCTAGAGGGTATAAAATCAGTTTGATTGCATGCTTTGAAAAGCTGTATGTCCTGGTGTGTAGTTCATGTAGGAAACAAATACATGACTACTATTGTAGACCCTTTAAGTCGCAACTCAGACctgaaaaataagaataatatgAAAACATTGTCTAGAGGACTTACTATGACTAAAAATGGAACACAACACCCACAAAGCTCACACTTTGTGTTTTGATGctgaaaactaaaactaattCCTCTTACTCACCTGGCAGTTTTGCTTACTTGGTTTCTATTTGTAATCCTCTGTGTGTTTCCAGGCCATAGACAGCATCCACCAGGTCGGGGTGTACTGCCTGGCTCTGGTCCCTGCCAACACGCTCCCTAAGGCTCCCCTGGGTGGTATTCATATATCTGAGACAAAACAGCGCTTCCTGGAGGGTGCCTTGCACCCCTGCAATGTCCTCATGTGCCCTCACACTTGTGTCACCAATCTGCCCAAGCCAAGACAAAAACAGCCAGGTAGTCTGCCAGATGTGTGAGCCTGCTCAGGTTTAGactctgacaaaaaaaagcagtgttCCTGTGTATTGCTCTCTCTATTTTATAGTGATATGAATGTTGGTGCTAACTTTCTGCTCATGTCTGATGTTGTTGATGGTTTGGTTGTGCTGCGCAGAGGTCGGTCCTGCTTCTATGATAGTGGGAAACTTGGTGGCAGGCAAGAGGATAGCACAAGCCTGTGGGAGAGACGTGGCACAACTAGAGGACAATGACCAGGCACGTAAGGTAGATAGTCATCCTCATTTCACCCACAGCGCACCTCCATACATACACTGCTGACACAGGTAAGGATCCATACCTGAGGGGATGAAATCTGAAATACATGTAGCTGATAGAGAGGACATGGCTCCAACTTGCTGCTGTCCTTTTATGGCAAAATCTACCTGAATTAAAATACAGTCACTGTGTAATTCAGATTCCTCTTCCATCATGCATTACACCCCATACTCTTATCGGCTACATCTGTACAGATGTTGTTCCCCTATCATATCTGTCATTCATTTGCAGAAACCATCTTGTGCCACATTATTTCTATACCATCTGTGTAAATAGAGTTGTTATTGTCTCAGTTTCTGACTTCACTTCATGTTACTTAGATTTTTCCATAGttaatttgtgtttctgtctgtcctctaTAGTTCCTTTACATACAGGATGTGCTGCAATGGAGAGCTCAGGCCACTCCAGACCATCCTCTGTTCCTTGTTCTCAATGCTAAGGTACAGTGTTTCCTCTGGTCCGACTAAAGAAGGGACAAAAACTATAGACAGAGATCTCAATATgtgaaattttgtttttaaagtggaaatatatatattggaTTGTAGTAAATTATACAaaaattttgttgaaaaattGACTACAGGTAAAACAGACATACAACAAGCTTAATACAACTGCAGATATTGAAGTCAGAGCTATCTTGGTAGAAATCTACAGACTGATGAATCCTGAGTTAAATATAGACAGCAGTGTTGATGAAAGTTGTGTTTTCATGATTACTTTTTAGGGCACAGTGGCTAGCAcagcttcctgtctgcagctgcaCAAGCGAGCTGAGCGGGTGGCTGCGGCACTAATGGGACGACTAAACACTGGAGATCATGTAGCACTCGTCTACCCACCAGGTAAAAAGATCTACTGCCGCTGTGCtgcttttcatttcagtttagaCTTTAATATACAGCGTCAGCAATAATTTCACCTGCATTCAGTTGTATGTGCACTGTTTCTTAGTCGCTCAGTAATTTCAGCagctaaaagatgcaaaatgacgctttaaatgtgaacatttatgTGCAGGAATTGACCTGATTGCCACTTTCTACGGCTGCCTGTATGCTGGCTGTGTGCCAGTCACTGTTCGCCCTCCGCATCCACAGAACCTGGCCACCACCCTGCCCACTGTCAAAATGATCGTTGAGGTAACACCAAGTCTGTTTGTTGACACATTTCAGAATGATAACTTAATCCCTCTCTGCGCAGTTATTACACTCCCtgagaaaaatatattaaactgAATCATATAGAACGCCTGCTTGGCTCCATGACTGCTGCTTTCTATCAAACTGAAAACTGTGTCAACAATTTAAGTACTGTGACATGTAGTAATACTGTAGAATCTGTGTGTTAAAGGTGAGTAAGTCGGTGTGTATCCTGACAACCCAAGCAATAATGAAGCTGCTGAAATCCaaagaggctgctgctgctgtcgacATCAAGAGCTGGCCCACAGTGCTGGACACAGGTAAGTTATGTGCTCAAACATACTGACATCCCTCAGGTAATAGTCTCATGTTGAGACCATAGAATGGATTTTTATGTTGACAAAGTGATGGATTTATGTGTGTTGTAATGAAAACTCTCCTGTTTGTCTTGCAGATGATCTCCCCAGGAAGAAAAGCCCCCAGATGTACAAGCCCCCGACCCCAGAGATGTTAGCTTACCTGGACTTCAGTGTGTCCACAACAGGCATCCTAGCAGGGGTCAAAGTATGTTGAAGGAGATATAATGTTCAGTAGACATAATACTTGTGGACTGAGTGTAACTGCCACATTGGGATGTTACAAGCCACCCTTTTTTCCAGTTAGCACTGTGTTCATACATAAATCCTAATATTTTACcgtttgtaaatgaaataatgatatGATTATTGTTGttccaaacaaaacacaaaacaaaaatgttcagatcGGGTAAACCTCAGCCGATTTAGGTGCAGTTGCCAGGTAGGATATTCCAAAGATTGGTTTAGCATGGACAAAGTTCTGAGTCGTCAAGAACCATTAACATATTGCTGGGAAGCtgtcagtctgtttctgtcttaatttgtgtctccttttgtcATATCTCCTCTAGATGTCTCATGCCGCCACCAGTGCCTTGTGTCGTTCCATTAAACTACAATGTGAGCTCTACCCTTCCCGGCAGATCGCCATCTGCCTAGATCCCTACTGCGGCCTGGGCTTTGCTCTTTGGTGCCTGTGCAGGTAAACAGGCAGCTCCAAACAAAAGAATGTCAGTAAAACAGGAAATAGAAATTGCAACagactttctgtttttgctttagtGTGTACTCTGGCCACCAGTCGATCCTGGTTCCCCCTCTGGAGTTGGAGAGCAATGCGTCTCTCTGGCTTGCTGCAGTCAGCCAGTACAAAGTTCGGGTCACCTTCTGCTCATATTCAGTGATGGAGATGTGCACCAAGGGCCTGGGTTCACAGACAGAAGCACTACGGGTCAGTTTGCCTCTTCTGCTGTTGCGCGCTGGAGAACAAACTGTAGAATTTTCTTCCACAAAATTGAAGGGTGTTTTTTTCAGCTACTCCTTTTCCCAGTTGTGCCATTGCACCAGCACTGTAATTACTGAGACAAAGTTAGGTACTCAGCAGTAAAACACTTTCTGTGTCTGCAGCAAATGATAGATATTTTTGCAAATCTTGTCTGTGGTTTAATCAGTAGAGTCTGtctaataaaaaactaaattaatacAAGAATATAGCTATGAAATTTGTCTTGTCAGCTCCTCGTTTGATTGCAACTCCCACCTTTATCTTGCCAATAAGGAGAAaatgtttatcattttaatttatgcaatttttcttttcttccatctCCAGCTGCGAAATGTGAACCTGTCTTGTGTGCGTACATGCATGGTGGTCGCAGAGGAAAGACCTCGCATCGCCCTCACTCAGTCCTTCTCAAAGATCTTCAAAGACTTGGGGCTTTCGCCACGCGCCGTGAGCACCACCTTCGGCTGCAGGGTGAATGTGGCGATCTGTTTGCAGGTAAGCAGCTGCTTAAGAACAACAAGGAGGAAGACGGGAGGAAAACAAGCACTAGTTTAGGGTCAAAAACGACTAAATTCATGCGATGATTCAGAAAAACATCCGAGAAATCCTTGAAAAATGTAGGATTAGTAGCAGTTTGATAGAGTGAATGGTGAAGATGAAACAAAAgtgattcttctgctgttttaacAGCTCATgtacaaagaagaaaaaggaaataaCTTTATAGATTagtaaaagaaaatgcaaagaaTTCAGTAAAATGTAGCTGAACTCATCAATATTATTGTTAACTTAAACTGTTCAACTTTACAATTAAAGGTGGAGTATGCAATTCTACTCCTATgcactttttgtcaaattcagcaATACccaatttgattttttttttttttttggtgttctaaaaacatttggtacaaattttctttaaagtaattttttcagCAAGAGTCTGAAGacgttctaaaaatgtttggtgataACATTGTTAGACAATTATGGCCCTAATCTATCCACTGAGAATGTCCTTCCTGTGTTATCAGATAATATTGTAGGACTGTTTAACATGATATCTCAGCAACATCCCTAAAACATTCTGAGACTATTGGAGGTAAAATGTTGTACCTTCGTTAATATGTAAGGTTTAATATGTAAGGTTTAATCTGTAACGTTTTGGAGGGATGACAAAAATACCACACTCTCGGTTCTTTCTCACTTTGactgttcattattttttctcttctccttaaaggttttgttgttttttccaacCCCTGATGATTTTTATGTGTCTGAgtgtgatttgtgtgtgtgtcaagtaTACGAATACATATATCTTTATGTATATATCTGTATCTTTATTTATCTGTCCTGCCCTGTCCTGTCAGCCCAACAGGTTAGGGAAACTGGTTGAGCAGGTACTGTGGGATAAGAATGGCTGTTTGCTCTGCTGCTGGgtctgtgtatatgtgtgtgtctgtgtgtgtgtgtgtgtgtgtgtctgcgtgttcATATGCGTGTTTATCGTTTATCTTGCATGATGTTTGAATATGCTTAACCTCAGTTCaccaatttgttttttttcccctcgcTTCTCTTTTTCTCCTACGAGCTTCGGCTTTACTTTACCGCTATTCATTTTAGCCGAGTCTTACCTGTATCGGCTGGCTCTTGACCATCGCTTTATGACAGGTTTTACTTTGTGTGACGCACTGTTAGATTATTACCATGAGCTAGCAGCATGAATTCTGCTGTGACGCACTTAATTTGGGAGAATTTCTAATTTGCAAAGTGTATGTAAAAGCTTACCTTTTGAATAGAAAAGGTGTTTGTGTATGCCtttctgtttggttttaatggtgaaaagatgtttttttatgacttttttggaAAAGATTAATATTCTAAGTTTACCACAATTTACTGCAtttagtttttgtgttatttgcagtagataaaataattatttagttttgtaatgATCCATAATGTCTTATGGCAGCTTTCCGTTTCCCACTGTATCGCACTATTGCCTTTGTTATTTTTGGCACAGACTAGCAGACTGTGCCAAACTGGATTGATATTTTCCAGAAATGCTCTGTCGCTGAGACCTCTGCTTTGCTTGATATACTGGCGTCGCTCAGCTCATTAAGCTCAATCACTCCTTTCTGTGTTTGGCTACAACCACACAGACCACAATGCAGCAACACGTTGCTAGCTTGTGCTCTGGCTACACATGAGACGAGGAGTGATGGAAAATGTAATTTGGTGTGACTATTCTTACAGCTGTAATGATGACAAATCCCAAAGCATAAGGAATCGATATCTGACAGCCATAATCAGTGTTGAGGAATGGTTTAGTTAGAATTCAGCTGCATGGCAGAACTATAGACgtttaatcaaaataaatggTGAGCAGATTTGGTCTgacatttgtattatttttatataagcATCCTCAAGGTAATAAACTACTGTTTATGTATAGTTTCTTGCATTATTCCAATAGCTGATACTGTAGCTTTTCCTACCCTTCTTATACTGCGGAGGTACTTATTGTGTTTGTGGCTACATGGTTGAGTTGTGCCAAAGTCCTAACTATCGTAGCCTGGCTGGTTGGCTTCTGGCTGCCCCCTGCTTTGTTAGTAGTTGTTTCATAATCAGCTTCCACCTCCCTTCACTCAGGCCACATACAGCTTTAATGTCTGGGCTGGACCAGGTGAATTATCGACGGTTCtgctacttttatttttcagggTACAGCTGGACCAGACCCCACCACTGTTTATGTAGACATGAGAGCTCTACGGCACGATAGGTAAGTGGTGGTTTGTTAccccgccaaggaacgtggcggagttatgtgatgatcggcgtacgtttgtctgtgatctgtctgtctgtctgtgtgaaacattactcaaaaatggaccaacggatttggatgaaattttcagggaaggtcagaaatgacacagggaccacctcattagattttggcagtgatgcagcttatagtctggatccacagatttgttaaggatttcccattgggagatatagcggctggcacggcgtcactgtgatcatgacaacaagcgaacgctttgtcagttgcctgctgacgatcacatgattgcgatcctactacaaattgaccacagCTGACttatcggaaatcatacaaggaacagctgattcaattgtggaggtgtttccaagtcccatcaattcccgccgcccactacatatttaggtcacatgattcagtatccgtacataatgcacacatgcataacacaatacaatgactttattaatcaccaaagggaaattcaataacacacttgtgctcagcgcaaggtcaagGAATGAACAGTCTGGGCAGAGtagctgcgctctctgagtgcttttcttgtttttaattttgttgtctgtaatttttccttttGGTTTTCCTgtgaattttaaatgtaattgtaCATTCACACTCAAATTGGTaatcacagtttgtttttttttttggttttttttttacatatgtggagaaataaagaaaaaaatctatatgaAATTTCtcattttgccttgttttaCGTCCTCTTCAGGGTCCGCCTAGTTGAGAGAGGGTCACCACACAGCTTGCCGCTGATGGAGTCTGGGAAGgtatttcatcatttaaaaatatgcaaaaatctCTGCAACACTGTGAAAGTCACAGCTATGACTGCCAAAGCATTGATCTTTTCTTAAACTGTTAATTGAGAAGTATCTGTCTGCTGTTGCAGATCCTTCCTGGAGTGAAAGTGATCATTGCCAACACTGAGACTAAAGGACCTTTGGGAGACTCCCATCTAGGAGAGGTAAATCTCCTTTTCCACCTTGTGATCCACATTCAGTTACTTAAATAATAAGATTACAGTCACTGTctgctggaaactgattatCTCAACACAAGTTTTTCTGtaaccagtaaaaaaaaactggttcCTCCAGGTAATTTTCTCCTGGAACAAGCTAGTTAATTTGCGTAAACAGGTTTCTACTCTGCTTTTTGTGTAATCTTTTGAAACATATGTTACACATGTAAACAAGACTTCAGACAAGGCCACTGTGTAAAGGGATAGATTTGTATACATAGCAATTCACCTTCcctttttaatataatttcatttaaagtcTAACAATCAGACTATCCAAAGTGGAATTTTAGTCTTAATATAAGTACTCTGACTTATTTACTTGgctatacactaccagtcaaaaatttggacacaccttcttattcagtgttttctatttaattattttctacattgcagattagtactgaagacatcaaaactataaaagaatacatatatAATTATGTTGTACATGAAAaagttaatcttcagtattaatgtacaatgtagaaaagaatacaaataaataaaaagcactgaatgagaaggtgtgtacaaacttttgactggttctGTATATTGACTATAGAGCCTATCCTTGCAATTTGTTTTGAAGTCATACTAAAGTGTTATATTTAGTATTCTAAGGTGGTTCTAATATTCTGCTGCCTCACACGTAAATAAGGAGGAAACTAATTGAGAAACGCCTCTAACACCAACTTTATCTGTAACCTCTGTTACCTATTTCCAACAATGTGAGCATAAGCTGAACATTATGAGCTTTGAGAATTTGGAGTTTGTTGGTTACAGAGCCGTTTTATTGAGTTACACAGGAATACAAATGAGTTTACTGAACGAAAAACAAATGAGAGCGAATGAGAAATATTTATGTCATGTAGTAGATCGGATACCTTGACCCGAGGTGCGACCAGTGTGTACGATCATGTGTGCATTAATGTGTCACAGATTTGGGTGAGCAGTCCTCACAACGCCACAGGCTACTACACAGTTTATGGGGAGGAGGCGCTGCACGCGGACCATTTTAACACCAAGCTGAGTTTCGGGGACACCCAGACTGTCTGGGCGAGGACCGGCTACCTGGGCTTCCTGCGGCGCACTGAGCTGACTGATGCCAGTGGAGGTGAGAATCACGAGTTTTCATGCCAGCTTACAGTCAGGGAGTTGCTTTTggtgtacactaccgttcaaaagtttgggctcacccagcaatttcatgttttctgtgaaaactcacacttttattcatgtgctaacataactgcacaagggttttctaatcattaattagcctttcaacaccattagctaacacaatgtagcattagaacacaggagtgatggttgctggaaatgttcctctgtacccctatggagatattccataaaaaatcagccgtttccagccagaatagtcatttaccacgttaacaatgtctagactgtatttctaattaatttaatgttgtcttcattgaaaaaacctgcttttctttcaaaaataaggacatttctaagtgaacttttgaatggcagtgtaagctaaataaatattttataccGCCTCCTTTCCTTTTCTGGCATCACCTCTAAATGTGATTACTTTGTCAGATGTGAACTGACTAATCTGTGTTGTTTCAGAGCGGCATGACGCCCTCTACGTGGTGGGTTCTCTGGATGAGACCCTGGAGCTGAGGGGAATGAGGTATCACCCAATTGACATTGAGACCTCTGTTATCCGTTCTCACAAGAGCATAGCAGAATGGTGAGAAACCTGCATCAGCTATAATCACTTCTACTATGGAGTTTGAATTTTTCACTTTGAAGTCAGAAGTGTATTCATTTTATATGTGAAATGTAATTGAAAATTGTAATTTTGCTCCTGAccttttctgcttttcctcttcttcaaTCTCACCTCTTTCCTGTTATCTCTTCTCTTTATTTGTCTTCCTCTTTTCCCTTTTCCTCCCCTGTCCAGTGCGGTGTTCACGTGGACCAACCTCCTCGTGGTGGTTGTGGAGCTGGAGGGATCCGAGCAGGAGGCCTTGGACCTGGTGGCCCTGGTCACCAACGTTGTCCTGGAGGAGCACTACCTCATCGtaggggtggtggtggtggtagacCCCGGCGTCATCCCCATCAACTCCCGAGGGGAGAAGCAACGCATGCACCTCAGAGATGGATTCCTGGCCGACCAGCTGGACCCCATATATGTGGCTTACAACATGTGAGCCCTCCCTCCCTTCACTCCCCATGTGGCTTAATCACTCTACAGGAGACAGCAGGACAGTAAACGACGGTCGCAGAGCTGGTGTCAGTACGGCTTCTGTTGAAAGAAAGCGAGCTGCCCTTTTCTATTAGCTCATGgagaaatatgaaagaaacacgGATGCGAAATTTCCCGGAACGATGGAGAGAAATTCCAACAAGACTGATACAAGCCTCATGTCTGTTTCTCTTGTGATTTCTTGCCACAGCAAATAACGTTTTAAAGGG
This DNA window, taken from Amphiprion ocellaris isolate individual 3 ecotype Okinawa chromosome 11, ASM2253959v1, whole genome shotgun sequence, encodes the following:
- the dip2a gene encoding disco-interacting protein 2 homolog A isoform X6, with product MAERTSTGLLTMMLEPTPAVAMTLPAEVREKLAELELELSEGDITQKGYEKKRGKLLAPYIPQIQGVDPSLQIDNRIQASSQAILPGSKHNKSRAANTRDERFRSDLHTEAVQAALAKYKERKMPMPSKRRSVLVQSSVEACTPPDTSSASEDEGSLRRQGRLATSTPYQGHGHPAVEHWFNRVIQGSSTSSSASSTSSHPGGRSVTTTNTSAHAALNANAAATALADLMAHTQLDNHSAPPDVTGLSERSSFHGERPQVASVRGVSRSYNHHTSVMETADGVPVNSRVSNKIQQLLNTLKRPKRPPLREFFVDDFEELLDVQQPDPNQPKPEGQQMSPLEGEPLGVVTNWPPSLPAALQRWGTTQPKSPCLTALDNAGKPVYTLTYGKLWTRSQKLAYTLLNKLSTRNEPLLMPGDRVALVFPNSDPVMFMVAFYGCLLAELVPVPIEVPLTRKDAGSQQIGFLLGSCGVTLALTTDACQKGLPKAQTGEVATFKGWPRLLWFVTDGKHVVKPPKDWHPPIREASNDIAYIEYKTSKEGSTMGIAVSHAAMLAHCHALTQACGYTEAETITNVLDFKRESGLWHGVLTSVMNRMHVISIPYSLMKVNPLSWIQKVHTYKARVAVVKSRDMHWSLLAQRDQRDISLSSLRMLIVADGANPWSISSCDAFLNVFQARGLRPEVICPCASSSEAMTVAIRRPPEMGVPPPGKAVLSMGGLSHSVIRVDTEEKLSVLTVQDVGQVMPAALVCVVRVEGTPYLCQTDEVGEICVSSGSTGVAYYGLPGMTKNIFETIPVTSSGVPVSDRPFTRTSLLGFVGPDSLVFIVGKMDGLMVVSGRRHNADDVVATALAVEPMKFVYRGRIAVFSVSVLHDERIVVVAEQRPDASEEDSFQWMSRVLQAIDSIHQVGVYCLALVPANTLPKAPLGGIHISETKQRFLEGALHPCNVLMCPHTCVTNLPKPRQKQPEVGPASMIVGNLVAGKRIAQACGRDVAQLEDNDQARKFLYIQDVLQWRAQATPDHPLFLVLNAKGTVASTASCLQLHKRAERVAAALMGRLNTGDHVALVYPPGIDLIATFYGCLYAGCVPVTVRPPHPQNLATTLPTVKMIVEVSKSVCILTTQAIMKLLKSKEAAAAVDIKSWPTVLDTDDLPRKKSPQMYKPPTPEMLAYLDFSVSTTGILAGVKMSHAATSALCRSIKLQCELYPSRQIAICLDPYCGLGFALWCLCSVYSGHQSILVPPLELESNASLWLAAVSQYKVRVTFCSYSVMEMCTKGLGSQTEALRLRNVNLSCVRTCMVVAEERPRIALTQSFSKIFKDLGLSPRAVSTTFGCRVNVAICLQGTAGPDPTTVYVDMRALRHDRVRLVERGSPHSLPLMESGKILPGVKVIIANTETKGPLGDSHLGEIWVSSPHNATGYYTVYGEEALHADHFNTKLSFGDTQTVWARTGYLGFLRRTELTDASGERHDALYVVGSLDETLELRGMRYHPIDIETSVIRSHKSIAECAVFTWTNLLVVVVELEGSEQEALDLVALVTNVVLEEHYLIVGVVVVVDPGVIPINSRGEKQRMHLRDGFLADQLDPIYVAYNM
- the dip2a gene encoding disco-interacting protein 2 homolog A isoform X9; the encoded protein is MPMPSKRRSVLVQSSVEACTPPDTSSASEDEGSLRRQGRLATSTPYQGHGHPAVEHWFNRVIQGSSTSSSASSTSSHPGGRSVTTTNTSAHAALNANAAATALADLMAHTQLDNHSAPPDVTGLSERSSFHGERPQVASVRGVSRSYNHHTSVMETADGCEWRGEGSLTLIDGVPVNSRVSNKIQQLLNTLKRPKRPPLREFFVDDFEELLDVQQPDPNQPKPEGQQMSPLEGEPLGVVTNWPPSLPAALQRWGTTQPKSPCLTALDNAGKPVYTLTYGKLWTRSQKLAYTLLNKLSTRNEPLLMPGDRVALVFPNSDPVMFMVAFYGCLLAELVPVPIEVPLTRKDAGSQQIGFLLGSCGVTLALTTDACQKGLPKAQTGEVATFKGWPRLLWFVTDGKHVVKPPKDWHPPIREASNDIAYIEYKTSKEGSTMGIAVSHAAMLAHCHALTQACGYTEAETITNVLDFKRESGLWHGVLTSVMNRMHVISIPYSLMKVNPLSWIQKVHTYKARVAVVKSRDMHWSLLAQRDQRDISLSSLRMLIVADGANPWSISSCDAFLNVFQARGLRPEVICPCASSSEAMTVAIRRPPEMGVPPPGKAVLSMGGLSHSVIRVDTEEKLSVLTVQDVGQVMPAALVCVVRVEGTPYLCQTDEVGEICVSSGSTGVAYYGLPGMTKNIFETIPVTSSGVPVSDRPFTRTSLLGFVGPDSLVFIVGKMDGLMVVSGRRHNADDVVATALAVEPMKFVYRGRIAVFSVSVLHDERIVVVAEQRPDASEEDSFQWMSRVLQAIDSIHQVGVYCLALVPANTLPKAPLGGIHISETKQRFLEGALHPCNVLMCPHTCVTNLPKPRQKQPEVGPASMIVGNLVAGKRIAQACGRDVAQLEDNDQARKFLYIQDVLQWRAQATPDHPLFLVLNAKGTVASTASCLQLHKRAERVAAALMGRLNTGDHVALVYPPGIDLIATFYGCLYAGCVPVTVRPPHPQNLATTLPTVKMIVEVSKSVCILTTQAIMKLLKSKEAAAAVDIKSWPTVLDTDDLPRKKSPQMYKPPTPEMLAYLDFSVSTTGILAGVKMSHAATSALCRSIKLQCELYPSRQIAICLDPYCGLGFALWCLCSVYSGHQSILVPPLELESNASLWLAAVSQYKVRVTFCSYSVMEMCTKGLGSQTEALRLRNVNLSCVRTCMVVAEERPRIALTQSFSKIFKDLGLSPRAVSTTFGCRVNVAICLQPNRLGKLVEQGTAGPDPTTVYVDMRALRHDRVRLVERGSPHSLPLMESGKILPGVKVIIANTETKGPLGDSHLGEIWVSSPHNATGYYTVYGEEALHADHFNTKLSFGDTQTVWARTGYLGFLRRTELTDASGERHDALYVVGSLDETLELRGMRYHPIDIETSVIRSHKSIAECAVFTWTNLLVVVVELEGSEQEALDLVALVTNVVLEEHYLIVGVVVVVDPGVIPINSRGEKQRMHLRDGFLADQLDPIYVAYNM